In the Enterococcus saigonensis genome, one interval contains:
- a CDS encoding CsbD family protein: MDKDQVKGKVNETAGKATGDDSQELKGKLQQEAGKIKEKAEDLKDDVAGEINKLFDKKDKK; this comes from the coding sequence ATGGATAAAGATCAAGTTAAAGGTAAAGTAAATGAAACAGCAGGTAAAGCAACAGGTGATGATTCACAAGAATTAAAAGGTAAGCTACAACAAGAAGCCGGTAAAATTAAAGAAAAAGCTGAAGATTTAAAAGATGATGTAGCTGGCGAAATCAATAAATTATTTGATAAGAAAGATAAAAAATAA
- a CDS encoding class C sortase, translating into MKKAAKRTTKKRTFLDILMVLLLIFGIGALSYPFISDTLNTFLDQQIINYYQAKANAENEEAMQAAQEKMEQKNKELAEKGSNPGADPWSDATKKKKVPKNPPKDYYQTHTIGVINIPKIKIKLPIFDTTNDLFLAKGTSLLEGTSYPTGGKSTHAVISGHRGLPEAKLFTDLPELKNGDQFFIEINKEIHAYEVDQIKVVEPTNTDYLQIEKDKDYVTLLTCTPYMINSHRLLVRGHRIAYVPKMAAELKKADHYQLLRIIGIVVGGLLLIALLVAAVIKHAKTLAIAKKRYLLKFSILQDQNPITGMTFAVYDRKGKHQINRDGKPLEATSDEAGIIQIEAMKGGKYVLKSTTGNLKIQIKKVTDERFTLLTKKSPWQKTNNYTLENNSNFK; encoded by the coding sequence ATGAAAAAAGCAGCGAAGAGGACAACGAAAAAAAGAACATTTTTGGATATTTTGATGGTTTTGTTGCTGATTTTTGGGATTGGGGCGCTGTCTTATCCTTTTATCAGTGACACGCTGAATACTTTTTTGGATCAGCAGATTATCAATTATTATCAAGCCAAAGCAAATGCCGAGAATGAAGAGGCGATGCAAGCGGCACAAGAAAAGATGGAGCAAAAAAATAAGGAATTGGCAGAAAAAGGTAGTAATCCTGGCGCTGATCCTTGGTCTGATGCGACAAAGAAGAAAAAGGTGCCGAAAAATCCACCCAAAGATTATTATCAAACCCATACGATTGGTGTCATTAATATTCCTAAGATAAAAATTAAACTGCCAATTTTTGATACAACGAATGATTTATTTTTAGCAAAGGGAACTTCGCTATTGGAAGGGACTTCTTATCCAACGGGCGGCAAAAGTACCCATGCTGTCATTTCTGGACATCGGGGGTTACCAGAAGCGAAGTTATTCACGGATTTACCGGAATTAAAAAATGGGGATCAATTCTTTATTGAGATTAATAAAGAAATCCATGCTTATGAAGTGGATCAAATAAAAGTAGTAGAACCGACGAACACGGATTACTTGCAGATTGAAAAGGACAAGGACTATGTCACGCTGTTGACCTGTACGCCTTATATGATCAACAGTCACCGGTTATTAGTGCGGGGACATCGCATTGCCTATGTGCCTAAAATGGCAGCTGAGCTGAAAAAAGCTGACCACTATCAATTGTTGCGAATTATTGGAATTGTGGTCGGAGGATTATTACTTATCGCACTTTTAGTCGCCGCAGTTATTAAGCATGCCAAAACATTAGCCATTGCCAAAAAGCGCTATTTATTGAAATTTTCTATCTTGCAAGATCAAAACCCGATAACGGGAATGACTTTTGCGGTTTATGATCGCAAAGGAAAGCATCAAATTAACCGTGACGGTAAACCGTTAGAGGCAACCAGTGATGAAGCGGGTATCATTCAAATTGAGGCGATGAAAGGTGGAAAATACGTTCTGAAATCGACTACGGGCAATTTGAAAATTCAAATTAAAAAAGTGACAGATGAAAGGTTCACCTTGCTTACCAAAAAGAGTCCATGGCAAAAGACAAATAATTATACGCTTGAAAATAATTCGAATTTTAAATAA